From Papaver somniferum cultivar HN1 unplaced genomic scaffold, ASM357369v1 unplaced-scaffold_29, whole genome shotgun sequence, a single genomic window includes:
- the LOC113341452 gene encoding activating signal cointegrator 1-like, translated as MNGGGGRGNYRNPCLTMHQPRASLLVYGIKRIEGRSWPAPIRGRLWIHAAGKVPDQETIKAMEDFYREIYKVNGVEELNFPEHYPTSRLLGCIDVVGCLRRHEVECWEEVPEGVRLEAQTDFCWLCENPQRLLIPFEMRGFQGVYNLERRIYDAAVRGLSPVKSPLPVKFPLPDSRDPFSLKPGSLVSSLSSLKVSEVKKPETLTAAIAGARAAAIAGARAAATQYSKQPQRSQLLTQSHKEIIQILEKHVSLRTNQIIQN; from the exons ATGAATGGTGGCGGTGGTAGAGGTAATTACAGAAACCCTTGTTTAACGATGCATCAACCACGGGCATCGTTGTTAGTCTATGGTATTAAGCGTATTGAAGGAAGATCATGGCCTGCTCCTATTAGAG GACGACTCTGGATCCACGCTGCTGGTAAAGTTCCGGATCAAGAGACAATCAAAGCAATGGAAGACTTTTATAGAGAAATCTATAAAGTGAACGGAGTTGAAGAATTGAATTTTCCAGAGCATTATCCAACTTCACGACTATTAG GTTGTATTGATGTGGTTGGATGTCTTAGGCGGCATGAAGTCGAGTGTTGGGAGGAGGTACCCGAAGGG GTGAGACTAGAAGCTCAAACGGATTTTTGCTGGCTATGTGAAAACCCACAG AGATTATTGATCCCATTTGAGATGCGAGGGTTTCAAGGTGTTTACAACTTGGAAAGAAGG ATATATGACGCCGCAGTTAGAGGTCTGAGTCCGGTTAAAAGTCCATTACCTGTAAAGTTTCCACTTCCAGATTCCAGAGATCCTTTCTCGCTAAAACCAGGATCACTTGTCTCGAGCTTGTCTTCCTTAAAAGTATCTGAAGTTAAAAAACCAGAGACTCTTACAGCAGCTATAGCTGGTGCACGCGCTGCAGCTATAGCTGGTGCACGCGCTGCAGCTACCCAATACTCAAAGCAACCTCAGAGGTCCCAACTACTAACACAATCCCACAAAGAGATAATCCAGATTCTAGAGAAGCATGTAAGTTTAAGAACAAATCAAATAATTCAGAACTGA